A stretch of the Pseudosulfitobacter sp. DSM 107133 genome encodes the following:
- a CDS encoding pseudomurein-binding repeat-containing protein, whose translation MTQQVPSVSVNYAANGSSTKSNELGMREMQEGAYEKRGEQYLLIKSPPASGKSRALMFIALDKLHNQGLRQAIVVVPEKSIGSSFNDEPLSKYGFWADWTVQPRWNLCNAPGGDDGKVGAVGKFLASDDKILVCTHATFRFAVDKFGIEAFDDRLIAVDEFHHVSANPDNKLGTHLGALVARDKVHLVAMTGSYFRGDAEAVLSPEDEAKFDTFTYTYYQQLNGYKYLKTLDIGYFFYSGSYADDILKVLDPTEKTILHIPNVNSRESTKDKHREVEHIIDALGDWQGADPITGFQLVKTPDERVLRIADLVDDEPSKRDKVSAALKDSTQKNNRDHVDIIIALGMAKEGFDWIWCEHALTVGYRASLTEIVQIIGRATRDAEGKTRARFTNLIAEPDAAAEAVTEAVNDTLKAIAASLLMEQVLAPRFNFTPKTVKSGPVEGFDYGEGGYDPNKENVGFSEASGQFQIEIKGLVEPKSKEAKRICQEDLNEVITAFVQDKTTIERGLFDEELVPEELTQVRMGKIVGARFPELDAEDQEAVRQHAVAALNLTQKAKEIALSNRDDTETTGNTALIDGVRKFAMDVRELDIDLIDRINPFGEAYSILAKTMSEESLRQVQAVISAKKVQLSPDEARDLAKRAVKFKQERGRLPSITSPDPWEKKMAEGVAYLARMKQEAANG comes from the coding sequence ATGACACAGCAGGTTCCTTCCGTCTCTGTCAATTACGCGGCCAATGGAAGCTCGACCAAATCGAACGAGCTTGGCATGCGCGAAATGCAAGAGGGTGCCTATGAGAAGCGGGGCGAGCAATACCTGCTGATCAAGTCGCCCCCGGCCTCGGGCAAGAGCCGCGCGCTGATGTTCATCGCGCTCGACAAGCTGCACAATCAGGGCCTGCGCCAGGCCATCGTCGTGGTGCCGGAAAAGTCCATCGGGTCCAGCTTCAACGACGAGCCGCTGAGCAAGTACGGCTTCTGGGCAGACTGGACCGTGCAACCGCGATGGAACCTATGCAACGCTCCCGGCGGGGATGACGGCAAGGTCGGCGCTGTCGGCAAGTTTCTGGCGAGCGACGACAAGATTCTGGTCTGCACCCACGCGACCTTTCGGTTCGCCGTGGACAAGTTCGGGATTGAAGCGTTTGATGATCGGCTCATCGCGGTAGACGAGTTTCACCACGTCTCTGCCAACCCTGATAACAAGCTGGGCACGCATCTGGGCGCACTGGTCGCGCGCGACAAGGTGCATCTGGTTGCGATGACCGGGTCCTATTTCCGCGGCGATGCCGAAGCCGTTCTGTCGCCCGAAGATGAGGCAAAGTTCGATACCTTTACCTATACCTACTATCAGCAGTTGAATGGTTACAAATACCTCAAGACGCTCGACATCGGGTATTTCTTCTATTCCGGGTCCTATGCGGACGACATCCTCAAGGTTTTGGATCCGACCGAGAAGACAATCCTTCACATCCCGAACGTGAACTCGCGCGAAAGCACCAAGGACAAGCATCGCGAGGTCGAGCATATCATTGACGCCCTGGGCGATTGGCAGGGAGCGGATCCCATCACAGGCTTTCAGCTGGTCAAGACGCCCGACGAGCGAGTCTTACGCATCGCCGATCTGGTGGACGACGAGCCATCCAAGCGTGACAAGGTTTCCGCCGCGCTGAAAGACTCCACGCAGAAGAACAACCGCGATCATGTCGACATCATCATCGCCCTGGGTATGGCGAAAGAAGGGTTCGATTGGATCTGGTGCGAACACGCCCTGACGGTGGGTTATCGCGCCAGCCTGACGGAGATCGTGCAGATCATCGGCCGCGCCACCCGCGATGCCGAGGGCAAGACCCGAGCGCGGTTCACCAACCTTATCGCGGAGCCCGACGCCGCGGCCGAAGCCGTGACCGAGGCAGTCAACGATACACTGAAGGCGATCGCTGCAAGCCTGCTGATGGAGCAGGTGCTGGCCCCACGTTTCAACTTCACGCCCAAGACCGTGAAAAGTGGCCCTGTCGAAGGGTTCGATTACGGCGAGGGCGGCTATGACCCCAACAAAGAGAACGTTGGCTTCAGCGAGGCCAGCGGGCAGTTCCAGATCGAAATCAAAGGTCTGGTCGAACCCAAGAGCAAGGAAGCCAAGCGCATCTGCCAAGAGGACCTCAATGAGGTGATCACAGCTTTCGTTCAGGACAAGACTACGATCGAACGGGGTCTCTTCGACGAAGAGCTGGTGCCGGAGGAACTGACGCAGGTTCGCATGGGCAAGATTGTCGGTGCCAGGTTCCCAGAGCTAGATGCAGAGGATCAGGAAGCGGTGCGCCAACACGCAGTTGCTGCGCTGAACCTGACCCAAAAGGCGAAAGAGATCGCGCTGTCGAACCGCGATGACACAGAAACAACCGGCAATACCGCCTTGATCGACGGGGTGCGCAAATTCGCAATGGACGTGCGCGAACTCGACATCGATCTGATTGATCGCATCAACCCGTTCGGCGAAGCCTACTCGATTCTGGCAAAGACGATGAGCGAGGAAAGCCTTCGGCAGGTCCAGGCCGTCATCTCGGCGAAAAAGGTGCAACTGTCACCGGACGAGGCGCGAGATCTGGCGAAACGCGCCGTCAAGTTCAAGCAGGAGCGGGGCCGTCTGCCTTCCATCACATCGCCTGATCCGTGGGAGAAGAAAATGGCCGAAGGCGTGGCGTATCTCGCGCGCATGAAGCAGGAGGCTGCCAATGGCTAA
- a CDS encoding relaxase/mobilization nuclease domain-containing protein, translated as MAETRTLQQAVLGEILPHVGRRSAAMAGEARVSSGRRRGTSGGAVAVMSWNALRVPQSVVKRVGSGGCHSPKELRRQMKYILRDEAQVAAWSNQIGIDRVFGERGMENVIADWSASWCGAPKRGHTDHIILSFPKGTEAELAEAISREWAQEVFGGDYRDRYRYVAALHCNTDHVHAHVLVDKVGMEDGKFLSISRHSEISYDMMRELHAQIAGEHGLVLNASSRLSRGIMENAPRDTDLQAARKEGREPVVAPLDPESRALREAEIRTHAEGYRQLAQLAGMGLEADTPPDGWMGRIAVGAELAATNLMKGMPVKEGFAEGVEIPVAGADVIGRLVAARETLQAEADTAWSAIQDMAPGAEKVELEQLFAGQAREMGTLLGRDFLADHSSSVSPERDPYRVQGFAGLAARAGDEGHPLSAEADAALGHFRAELARVLAPMEARLEEAGSSVEEVAARFTAPHRSEAQLEASRPVDAQERADWLGLERDLQARARDVFAGLHMDRDLLADLARQDILDAGQGSRLADIATLDKLISDVRQDLRDGDMDQLAAGRIDPLMDRIEDPGLRQAVFSELKAIAAVDAGDDIAGRDSEPAATYRTRIETFERAEERGRDRDDTSGDYGL; from the coding sequence ATGGCTGAAACACGCACCCTCCAGCAGGCGGTATTGGGCGAGATACTGCCTCATGTGGGGCGGCGGTCTGCAGCCATGGCAGGCGAGGCGCGCGTATCTTCGGGCCGTCGGCGTGGCACGTCCGGCGGGGCAGTTGCGGTAATGTCCTGGAACGCGCTGCGGGTGCCGCAAAGCGTGGTGAAGCGGGTTGGCTCGGGCGGGTGTCATTCACCCAAAGAGTTGCGCAGACAGATGAAGTACATCCTGCGCGACGAGGCGCAGGTCGCAGCCTGGTCGAACCAGATCGGCATCGATCGTGTCTTTGGCGAGCGTGGCATGGAAAATGTCATTGCCGATTGGAGTGCTTCCTGGTGCGGGGCGCCGAAACGGGGTCACACCGATCACATCATCCTGTCCTTTCCCAAGGGAACCGAGGCGGAGTTGGCGGAAGCCATCTCGCGCGAATGGGCGCAGGAGGTGTTCGGCGGGGATTACCGGGATCGATATCGGTATGTGGCGGCCCTTCATTGCAACACAGATCATGTGCATGCCCATGTTCTTGTTGACAAGGTCGGGATGGAGGACGGCAAGTTCCTCTCGATCAGCCGCCATTCCGAGATCAGCTATGACATGATGCGCGAGCTGCATGCGCAGATCGCGGGCGAGCACGGGCTGGTGCTGAACGCCTCTTCCCGTCTGTCGCGTGGCATCATGGAAAACGCCCCGCGGGACACCGATTTGCAGGCGGCCCGCAAGGAGGGACGGGAGCCAGTGGTTGCCCCGCTGGATCCTGAAAGCCGCGCTCTGCGAGAGGCCGAGATACGCACACACGCCGAGGGGTATCGGCAGCTGGCGCAACTTGCGGGGATGGGCCTGGAGGCCGACACCCCTCCGGATGGATGGATGGGGCGCATCGCGGTGGGCGCAGAGCTTGCCGCCACCAACTTGATGAAAGGAATGCCGGTGAAAGAAGGGTTTGCCGAAGGGGTTGAGATCCCCGTTGCCGGAGCGGATGTGATCGGTCGTCTGGTCGCCGCCCGCGAGACATTGCAAGCGGAAGCCGACACCGCCTGGAGCGCCATTCAGGACATGGCGCCCGGTGCCGAAAAGGTCGAACTGGAACAGCTCTTTGCCGGGCAGGCCCGCGAAATGGGCACGCTTCTGGGCCGCGACTTTCTTGCGGATCATTCTTCATCGGTGTCGCCCGAGCGCGATCCCTACAGAGTGCAAGGGTTTGCGGGGCTGGCTGCACGGGCAGGAGACGAGGGCCATCCGCTCTCGGCTGAGGCCGATGCTGCACTGGGTCATTTCCGGGCGGAATTGGCGCGGGTTCTGGCACCGATGGAGGCACGGCTCGAGGAGGCGGGCAGCAGCGTCGAAGAAGTCGCTGCCCGTTTCACCGCACCCCATCGCAGCGAGGCGCAACTCGAAGCCTCACGCCCAGTGGACGCACAGGAGCGCGCGGACTGGCTTGGGCTGGAACGCGATCTGCAGGCGCGCGCGCGTGATGTTTTTGCGGGGCTGCACATGGATCGTGATCTTTTGGCGGATCTGGCGCGTCAGGACATTCTCGACGCGGGGCAGGGCAGTCGCCTTGCCGACATCGCCACGCTGGACAAGCTGATCTCCGACGTGCGGCAAGACCTGCGCGACGGGGATATGGATCAGTTGGCAGCGGGCCGGATCGATCCGCTCATGGACCGCATCGAAGACCCTGGTCTGCGACAAGCCGTGTTCTCGGAGTTAAAGGCCATCGCCGCAGTGGATGCGGGTGATGACATTGCCGGTCGCGACAGCGAACCCGCCGCCACCTACCGGACCCGTATCGAGACTTTCGAGCGCGCCGAGGAGCGGGGGCGCGACCGGGACGATACCAGTGGCGATTACGGCCTCTAG
- a CDS encoding type IV secretory system conjugative DNA transfer family protein has protein sequence MLHAMESRWRYPIAILLGLGVGTWIGAAIATLYLMARFGEDLGGFDIFELWLLNLSDPRIKANPAVEHTAWLITALPALLLAATGATSVHRGSLTDYDDAHFQSRPELRRNRMSASLSQNGFLFGKLGSPASRAPFVSATPDRFPHAMMIAPTGRGKGVGFVLPNLLHFQGSAVILDVKGENFEKTSIHRQKALNNQVWYFSPYDYVQPEGKNGPVLTRTHRFNPLQRIADLPSPEQQYTAVNTMADLFLIVESVNAQSFFQAGRSLFVASCLYAIETGKPTIGEALRIMTGGGNKKEFYKRAAMQTANPVVAEIFLSMADEVDKILDSYVSVIRGAGLELWLDPAVDRATQASDFDFGTFRREPQSLYIVVQPEHLKTLAPLIRLLFADAIACLQRAHPGPDEAHPVMFLMDEFDQLGKQPLVLQSIKTIRSYGGRLFIISQSIPGLEGIYGETDRRALQAGAGVQIYMTPQDDRTADVLSAALGKRTIVGKTRSQATVRKLSESANISRRSEERALVSPAELLRFPLDKVLVLPEGQYPIKADHIRYYADRHFEEIDKARQGHSLPYPPAAAPVSNRPKKITLEHSEPAAPAAISMGDKEFETAVQTYTGALQGYAEAARAKPKKTRFGGRARSSDAKARG, from the coding sequence ATGCTGCATGCAATGGAAAGCCGTTGGCGGTATCCGATCGCCATCCTGCTCGGTCTCGGTGTTGGCACCTGGATCGGTGCCGCGATCGCCACGCTCTATCTGATGGCGCGATTTGGCGAAGACCTGGGTGGGTTCGATATTTTCGAACTTTGGTTGCTCAATCTGTCTGATCCACGGATCAAGGCAAACCCTGCGGTGGAACATACTGCGTGGCTCATCACGGCACTTCCTGCCCTGCTTCTGGCGGCGACAGGAGCGACATCCGTTCATCGCGGGTCGCTCACCGATTATGATGATGCGCATTTCCAGTCGCGTCCCGAGCTCCGCCGCAACCGTATGTCGGCGTCTCTTTCCCAGAACGGCTTTCTGTTCGGCAAGCTCGGGTCACCTGCGTCCCGCGCGCCTTTCGTGTCGGCCACGCCAGATCGCTTCCCACACGCAATGATGATCGCGCCAACGGGCCGGGGCAAAGGGGTAGGCTTCGTTTTGCCAAACCTTTTGCACTTCCAGGGCAGTGCCGTGATCCTTGACGTCAAGGGCGAGAATTTCGAGAAGACATCCATCCACCGCCAAAAGGCGCTGAACAATCAGGTCTGGTACTTTTCGCCCTATGACTACGTTCAGCCCGAAGGTAAAAACGGGCCTGTCCTGACCCGCACGCACCGGTTCAATCCTCTCCAGCGCATTGCCGATCTGCCCAGCCCCGAGCAGCAATACACCGCCGTAAACACCATGGCGGACTTGTTCCTCATCGTCGAAAGCGTGAACGCGCAGAGCTTTTTCCAGGCCGGACGCAGCCTGTTCGTGGCGTCTTGCCTCTATGCCATCGAGACCGGAAAGCCGACGATCGGTGAGGCGTTGCGGATCATGACTGGCGGCGGCAATAAAAAGGAATTCTACAAACGGGCCGCCATGCAGACCGCAAACCCGGTGGTGGCAGAGATTTTCCTGAGCATGGCCGACGAAGTGGATAAGATTCTCGATTCCTATGTCAGTGTGATCCGCGGGGCCGGATTGGAGCTCTGGCTCGATCCGGCGGTGGACCGGGCAACACAGGCAAGCGATTTCGACTTCGGGACGTTCCGACGAGAGCCACAGTCGCTCTATATTGTCGTGCAGCCGGAGCACCTGAAAACACTGGCCCCCCTGATCCGGCTCCTGTTCGCCGATGCCATCGCATGTCTGCAGCGCGCGCATCCCGGACCGGACGAGGCACATCCCGTCATGTTCCTGATGGATGAATTCGACCAACTGGGCAAACAACCCCTGGTCTTGCAGAGCATCAAGACGATCCGCTCCTATGGCGGGCGGCTCTTTATCATCTCGCAGTCGATCCCCGGTCTTGAGGGCATCTATGGCGAAACCGACCGCCGCGCGCTGCAGGCCGGTGCGGGTGTGCAGATCTACATGACCCCGCAGGATGATCGCACCGCCGACGTGCTGTCCGCAGCCCTCGGCAAGCGCACGATCGTGGGCAAGACCAGATCACAGGCAACCGTGCGCAAGCTCTCGGAAAGTGCAAATATCAGCCGTCGCTCGGAAGAACGGGCGCTGGTATCCCCCGCTGAATTGCTGCGTTTCCCGCTCGACAAGGTCCTTGTCCTGCCCGAGGGGCAATATCCCATCAAGGCGGATCACATCCGCTACTATGCGGACCGGCATTTTGAGGAGATCGACAAAGCACGGCAGGGGCATTCCTTGCCCTATCCTCCTGCTGCAGCGCCAGTCTCGAACAGGCCGAAGAAAATCACCCTCGAGCATTCAGAACCTGCAGCACCCGCGGCGATCTCCATGGGCGACAAGGAATTCGAGACTGCGGTGCAGACCTACACAGGCGCGCTACAGGGATACGCAGAAGCCGCGAGGGCAAAGCCAAAGAAAACACGTTTTGGTGGTCGGGCGCGCTCTTCGGACGCAAAGGCGAGGGGATGA
- a CDS encoding helix-turn-helix domain-containing protein: MSKRLSTIARQEVLRLAAQGLGDGEIAARVGCSRPTVARVRARGVVTDRTTKGRVLQVRVSAREAEAFEALVAETGMTTSGLLRHMIRLSSGIVAFRRDEVTALKASANQLNALARNLVQMLKLAHAGKLRWNARDAAMVGRLADRAEEVARAVQALRAASLRGSFVRVSDLRDVGEGQRDG; this comes from the coding sequence ATGTCCAAACGCCTCTCCACCATTGCCCGACAGGAGGTTCTCCGGCTCGCCGCGCAAGGGCTTGGCGATGGGGAGATCGCCGCGCGTGTTGGCTGCTCCCGGCCCACTGTCGCCCGCGTGCGGGCGCGCGGCGTGGTGACGGATCGAACCACAAAGGGCCGCGTGCTGCAGGTTCGGGTGTCCGCCCGTGAGGCCGAAGCATTCGAGGCGCTTGTGGCTGAGACGGGCATGACCACGTCGGGTCTGCTCCGGCACATGATCCGTCTGTCATCCGGCATTGTCGCGTTTCGCCGGGACGAGGTCACGGCGCTCAAGGCGTCGGCCAATCAGCTCAATGCCTTGGCGCGCAATCTTGTGCAGATGCTGAAGCTTGCCCATGCGGGCAAGCTGCGGTGGAACGCGCGCGACGCGGCAATGGTCGGTCGGCTTGCGGACCGGGCTGAAGAGGTTGCCCGGGCCGTGCAGGCTTTGCGCGCGGCCTCGCTGCGCGGGTCCTTCGTCCGGGTGTCCGATCTTCGGGACGTTGGGGAGGGGCAGCGCGATGGCTGA
- a CDS encoding GIY-YIG nuclease family protein produces MAKGFTDEDDALLAELGVEVEVKKQLSRTPREERIIAGFEEILRFADEHGRPPQHGEDRDIFERLYAVRLDRIRDLQECRDLLAPLDEQGLLANTPAPSASDSDDLDDDALLAELGVEVAKSPLTELKHVRSTAEKKAADEVANREKCKDFATFKPLFEQVQKELDSGLRETRPFEMKAEIEKGRFFIVSGQKAYVADKGETITNEQGRTDARLRVIFDNGTESNMLMRSLQRALNKDDAGRRITDPSAGPLFSDQTLDGDEASGIIYVLRSKSDHPLVAENRELVHKIGVTNMSVEKRIAGAHLQPTFLMANVEVVATYELYNINRTKLENLIHRIFEPARLEIEIMDRFGRPVIPREWFLVPIFAIKDAVERIKDGTISGYVYDPKQARLVSVS; encoded by the coding sequence ATGGCTAAGGGTTTCACGGACGAAGACGACGCCCTCCTTGCTGAGCTTGGCGTCGAGGTCGAGGTCAAGAAGCAGCTCAGCCGCACACCACGCGAAGAACGCATCATCGCAGGTTTTGAGGAAATCTTGCGATTTGCAGATGAGCATGGCCGGCCTCCCCAGCACGGGGAGGATCGTGATATCTTTGAACGCCTCTACGCCGTGCGTCTTGATCGGATCCGCGACTTGCAGGAATGCCGCGACCTCCTTGCCCCACTCGACGAGCAGGGTCTCCTAGCAAACACCCCTGCGCCCTCAGCATCAGACTCCGATGACCTCGATGACGATGCCCTCCTCGCCGAACTGGGCGTGGAAGTTGCTAAATCACCCCTCACGGAATTGAAGCATGTCCGGTCAACAGCCGAGAAAAAGGCCGCCGATGAAGTCGCAAACCGCGAGAAATGCAAGGATTTCGCGACGTTCAAACCCTTGTTCGAGCAGGTCCAGAAAGAACTGGATAGCGGCTTGCGCGAAACTCGCCCGTTCGAGATGAAAGCCGAGATCGAGAAGGGACGCTTCTTCATTGTCAGCGGTCAAAAGGCCTATGTCGCCGACAAGGGCGAGACCATCACCAACGAGCAAGGTCGCACGGATGCGCGTCTGCGGGTGATTTTCGACAACGGGACCGAGAGCAACATGCTGATGCGCTCGCTTCAGCGCGCGTTGAACAAGGACGACGCCGGACGGCGGATCACCGATCCATCGGCAGGGCCACTTTTTTCCGATCAGACACTCGACGGTGATGAGGCGAGCGGGATCATTTATGTGCTTCGCAGCAAATCCGATCATCCACTTGTGGCCGAAAATCGCGAACTCGTACACAAGATCGGCGTCACCAATATGAGCGTTGAAAAGCGGATCGCTGGCGCACATCTGCAACCAACGTTTCTGATGGCGAACGTCGAGGTGGTTGCGACTTATGAACTCTACAACATCAATCGGACAAAACTGGAGAACCTGATCCATCGCATCTTCGAGCCCGCGCGGCTCGAGATCGAGATCATGGATCGCTTTGGTAGGCCCGTGATTCCGAGAGAGTGGTTTCTCGTGCCAATATTCGCGATAAAGGATGCAGTTGAACGGATCAAGGACGGGACGATTTCGGGCTATGTCTATGACCCGAAACAGGCGCGATTGGTATCTGTCTCATAG
- a CDS encoding ATP-binding protein, producing the protein MTLDPVMSAERTRRLVDDLRAKPAETTWIEFKENNADGPLIGKLISALSNAARLADQHFAYVVWGVRDGDHAAVGTVFEPTVKKEKGQPLELWIANHLSPSIEFRFEEVDHDGGRLILLTIPAAATAPVEFDRTAYLRIGSATPRLSDHPERLRSLWAKLQPYAWETGVAAQFLTGDDVLERLNYANYFDLTGQPLPDNRQGIFDRLLADRLIQKDVSDRWNITNLGAILYAKKLADFGPSVERKGVRFVAYAGTGRADDVSHRQDGQRGYAAGFQGLVDYIDGLLPRNELIGKAFREERPLYPSIAIRELIANALIHQDMTITGAGPLIELFSDRMEITNPGAPLVSPDRFLDSPPRSRNEALASLMRRMKLCEEQGTGIDKVISAVELHQLPPPDFRMEGDAVRVVLFAPRRFADMTPEEAVRACYQHAALKYVGGQKMTNATLRERLGIDDQNAAQASRVIRATLDADLIRPADAERPRAGYVPSWA; encoded by the coding sequence ATGACCCTTGACCCTGTCATGAGTGCGGAACGCACTCGCAGGCTGGTGGACGATCTGCGCGCCAAACCAGCGGAAACCACATGGATCGAGTTCAAGGAAAACAATGCTGACGGACCGTTGATCGGCAAGCTGATCTCGGCCTTGTCCAATGCCGCACGTCTGGCCGATCAGCACTTTGCCTATGTGGTTTGGGGGGTGCGAGACGGTGATCATGCGGCTGTCGGCACGGTTTTTGAGCCGACAGTGAAGAAGGAGAAGGGGCAGCCGCTCGAACTGTGGATTGCGAACCACCTGTCGCCAAGCATCGAGTTTCGTTTCGAAGAAGTCGATCACGATGGGGGGCGCCTGATCCTGCTGACCATCCCCGCCGCCGCAACCGCCCCGGTAGAATTTGACCGCACAGCCTATTTGCGCATCGGCAGCGCCACGCCGCGCCTCTCCGACCATCCGGAACGCCTGCGTTCCCTCTGGGCCAAGTTGCAGCCCTACGCTTGGGAGACAGGGGTCGCGGCGCAGTTCCTAACCGGCGACGACGTTCTTGAGCGGCTGAATTACGCCAACTACTTCGATCTTACGGGCCAGCCCTTGCCGGATAACAGGCAGGGGATCTTCGACAGGCTATTGGCGGATCGCCTGATCCAGAAAGATGTAAGCGACCGTTGGAACATCACCAATCTGGGTGCAATCCTGTATGCCAAGAAACTTGCCGATTTCGGCCCCTCTGTAGAGCGCAAAGGCGTCCGTTTCGTGGCCTATGCCGGCACCGGACGTGCAGATGACGTGAGCCACCGCCAGGATGGCCAGCGCGGCTATGCAGCGGGTTTTCAGGGGCTGGTGGACTATATCGACGGCCTTCTGCCTCGCAACGAACTGATCGGAAAAGCATTCCGCGAGGAGCGACCACTTTATCCGTCGATCGCGATCCGCGAATTGATCGCCAACGCATTGATCCACCAAGACATGACAATCACCGGTGCAGGACCACTCATCGAGTTGTTCAGTGATCGCATGGAGATCACGAACCCGGGCGCCCCCTTGGTTAGCCCCGACCGGTTTTTGGACTCGCCGCCGCGTTCCCGAAATGAAGCCCTTGCGTCGTTGATGCGGCGGATGAAACTTTGCGAAGAACAAGGCACCGGCATCGACAAGGTGATCTCGGCGGTTGAGCTACACCAGTTGCCACCACCGGATTTCCGCATGGAGGGAGACGCCGTGCGCGTGGTTCTGTTTGCACCACGCCGCTTTGCGGACATGACACCGGAAGAAGCCGTGCGAGCGTGTTACCAACATGCCGCGCTCAAATACGTAGGCGGTCAAAAGATGACGAACGCGACACTTCGGGAGCGGCTTGGCATCGACGACCAGAACGCTGCGCAGGCATCGCGGGTTATTCGCGCAACGCTGGATGCTGATCTGATCCGTCCTGCGGATGCTGAACGCCCTCGGGCCGGATATGTCCCCTCATGGGCGTGA